Proteins from one Embleya scabrispora genomic window:
- a CDS encoding MFS transporter: MSIEPTAPTVTRGRTLALVVILLATFIDLIGVTVLNVILPSIQTDLDASPAQLQWMQAGYTLVLAVGIVSGARLGDMLGHKRVFIAGMAGFAASSALCALSVGPEMLVGGRVVQGLFAALVIPQVLSQIQIMYASNERGGPMAAYSSLSGLAATLGPVLGPLLLKSDLAGSGWRMAFWVNVPLGLFVVVASWKLLPESRATHAARIDVPGVILASVGLVLVLYPLIDSAGKTPWPAWTYGSILAGVAVLVGFVFYERRVGSRGGSPLVEMSLFRFRSVQGGLLLQLLFFVPAMGFFLVFMLFLQNGIGMSPMRAGLTMLPWSVAVPVFATLSAAVLLPRIGRMTAQIGLVVMAIGFAMVALAAGGATPATDWTDMFWGVLVGGAGMGMLVAPLMQLTLTDVPIEFAGSGSALYNTVTQLAASIGVAVIGTVFFTELKGVGQTSAELADGYGSAMATSLWLGVGLLAVAFASSFLLPRGPVAAPAPDVEVVNA; encoded by the coding sequence TTGTCCATCGAGCCCACCGCACCGACGGTGACCCGAGGCCGCACCCTGGCCCTGGTCGTCATCCTGCTCGCGACATTCATCGACCTCATCGGTGTCACCGTCCTCAACGTCATCCTCCCGTCCATTCAAACCGATCTGGACGCGAGCCCGGCCCAGCTGCAGTGGATGCAGGCGGGTTACACCCTGGTGCTGGCGGTGGGCATCGTCAGCGGCGCCCGGCTGGGCGACATGCTCGGCCACAAACGCGTCTTCATCGCCGGCATGGCGGGCTTCGCGGCCTCGTCGGCCCTGTGCGCACTGTCGGTGGGACCGGAAATGCTGGTCGGCGGGCGAGTGGTGCAGGGCTTGTTCGCCGCGCTGGTGATTCCCCAGGTCCTGTCCCAGATCCAGATCATGTACGCCTCGAACGAACGCGGCGGCCCGATGGCGGCCTACTCGTCGCTGTCCGGTCTCGCCGCGACGCTGGGGCCCGTCCTGGGTCCGCTACTGCTCAAGTCGGACCTGGCCGGGTCCGGCTGGCGGATGGCCTTCTGGGTGAACGTCCCGCTCGGCCTGTTCGTCGTGGTGGCCTCGTGGAAACTGCTCCCGGAAAGTCGGGCGACCCACGCGGCCCGGATCGACGTGCCGGGCGTGATCCTCGCGTCGGTGGGCCTGGTCCTGGTGTTGTATCCGCTGATCGACTCGGCGGGCAAGACCCCGTGGCCGGCGTGGACGTACGGATCCATCCTGGCGGGTGTGGCCGTACTCGTCGGATTCGTCTTCTACGAACGGCGGGTCGGCAGTCGCGGTGGGTCCCCCCTGGTGGAGATGTCGCTGTTCCGGTTCCGCTCGGTACAGGGCGGCCTGCTCCTGCAACTGCTGTTCTTCGTCCCCGCGATGGGCTTCTTCCTGGTCTTCATGCTGTTCCTCCAGAACGGCATCGGCATGAGCCCGATGCGTGCGGGTCTGACGATGCTGCCCTGGTCGGTGGCGGTTCCGGTGTTCGCCACCCTCTCCGCGGCGGTGCTCCTGCCCAGGATCGGTCGGATGACCGCGCAGATCGGACTGGTCGTGATGGCGATCGGCTTCGCCATGGTCGCGCTCGCCGCTGGCGGCGCCACCCCCGCCACCGACTGGACGGACATGTTCTGGGGCGTGCTGGTCGGCGGCGCGGGCATGGGCATGCTCGTGGCCCCGCTGATGCAACTGACCCTGACCGATGTGCCGATCGAGTTCGCCGGATCGGGATCGGCCCTGTACAACACCGTCACCCAGTTGGCCGCCTCGATCGGTGTGGCCGTGATCGGTACCGTCTTCTTCACCGAACTCAAGGGCGTCGGGCAGACCTCCGCCGAGCTCGCCGACGGGTACGGCAGTGCGATGGCGACCTCGTTGTGGCTGGGAGTGGGCCTGCTCGCGGTTGCGTTCGCCAGTAGCTTCCTGTTGCCGCGTGGACCGGTTGCGGCCCCGGCACCCGACGTCGAGGTGGTCAATGCCTGA
- a CDS encoding SRPBCC family protein, producing the protein MPIVGEGVVRHTAVVAAPANEVFDLLAELREWSQFHRPSVHAQSLGVRDGAESFRHWWVLDEHTVRTWQASWRFDREALRIEYEWEPAEPPAAGSRGVWTFRPLSASSTEVTVDQAALGEGGFDAERVDRESGEFFAGLIEAAEQTPEQRDLAVDFEDPLFVAGSIDDAYAYLYEADKWPERIPHVSRLVLEEPVPNIQFFDMDTETPDGSAHTTRSVRVCLPGELIVYKQIHLPKLLTGHTGHWRFTPTREGFVLAARHTATIDPSALSILGPGTSVLDARKYLRRVLSANSMSNLRLAKAFAEERAGV; encoded by the coding sequence ATGCCGATTGTGGGTGAGGGTGTCGTCCGGCATACCGCGGTGGTCGCCGCGCCGGCGAACGAGGTATTCGATCTGCTCGCGGAGCTGCGCGAGTGGTCGCAATTCCATCGTCCTTCGGTGCACGCGCAGTCGTTGGGCGTCCGGGACGGAGCGGAGTCGTTCCGGCACTGGTGGGTGCTCGACGAGCACACGGTACGGACCTGGCAGGCGAGTTGGCGGTTCGACCGGGAAGCGCTGCGGATCGAGTACGAGTGGGAGCCGGCCGAGCCGCCGGCGGCCGGATCGCGCGGGGTGTGGACGTTTCGCCCGCTGTCCGCCTCGTCCACCGAGGTGACGGTGGATCAGGCGGCGCTCGGCGAGGGCGGATTCGACGCGGAGCGGGTCGACCGCGAGTCGGGCGAGTTCTTCGCGGGCCTGATCGAGGCCGCCGAGCAGACGCCGGAGCAGCGGGATCTGGCGGTCGATTTCGAGGACCCGTTGTTCGTGGCGGGCTCGATCGACGACGCCTACGCCTATCTGTACGAGGCGGACAAGTGGCCGGAGCGGATTCCGCACGTTTCCCGGTTGGTGCTGGAGGAGCCCGTCCCGAACATCCAGTTCTTCGACATGGACACCGAGACCCCGGACGGCTCCGCGCATACCACTCGGTCGGTACGGGTCTGTCTGCCGGGCGAGTTGATCGTGTACAAGCAGATCCACCTGCCCAAGTTGTTGACCGGCCACACCGGTCACTGGCGGTTCACCCCGACTCGTGAGGGTTTCGTGCTCGCCGCCAGGCACACCGCGACGATCGATCCGTCCGCGCTGTCGATCCTGGGCCCGGGGACGTCGGTGCTCGACGCCCGCAAGTACCTGCGTCGGGTGCTCAGCGCGAACAGCATGTCGAACCTGCGGCTGGCGAAGGCGTTTGCCGAGGAGCGTGCCGGTGTCTGA
- a CDS encoding VOC family protein — translation MGSTVRHITIDCAAPHEPYDLALFWSRVLELPLGPDDFPGDPEAAVITGDGRPMLLFVRVPDAKAGKNRVHLDLEPDTTREQELERILALGATVVADMRKPDGRGWVVCADPAGNEFCIEASKSDRTTAQST, via the coding sequence GTGGGTTCCACCGTCCGACACATCACCATCGACTGCGCGGCACCGCACGAGCCGTACGACCTGGCCCTGTTCTGGAGCAGAGTGCTCGAACTCCCGCTCGGCCCCGACGACTTCCCCGGCGACCCGGAGGCGGCCGTGATCACCGGCGACGGCCGGCCGATGTTGCTGTTCGTGCGGGTGCCGGACGCCAAGGCCGGCAAAAACCGGGTCCACTTGGACCTGGAGCCGGACACCACCCGCGAGCAGGAACTGGAGCGCATCCTGGCCCTGGGCGCAACGGTCGTCGCCGACATGCGCAAGCCCGACGGCCGAGGGTGGGTGGTCTGCGCAGACCCGGCCGGCAACGAATTCTGCATCGAGGCAAGCAAATCCGACCGCACCACAGCCCAATCCACCTGA
- a CDS encoding DEAD/DEAH box helicase, with protein sequence MPELPGRLQAVFVPAESAMAWWGVTDLEPAVREHGLPEGRPSTCRLALPDGDRAVPATVAIRLAELDDALPALSALDPDRPTIGASMRAWRVAATLPHDADDAFAELGARMPTAAHALLGFQETTIFSASALLGRFRQTVATHTALRSTSIRAELRPYQIHGVAWLRSVPGLGGGAILADEMGLGKTLQAICLLATRPPTGPHLVVCPTSLIGNWQRELARFAPDTPVIGYHGSRRTLPDSLPPGSVVVTSYPMLRADGILTETKWDVAIFDEAQQIKNPDALVSKAANRLSAEVRIAMTGTPVENHLEELWSILNVTSPGLLGSRARFRQRFAAPIEQRRSATAAAALNALVAPRLLRRTKSEVATELPAKQYSTIVCTVTEEQSRLYREAVDRAFTEGFGGGIGRRGRILALLTSLKQICNHPAQFLREETATPGRSGKFDRATEMLAEIVEERDRALVFTQYRAMGELLSGSLSATLGTGRIPFLHGGLSLERRDRLVRAFQEDDDAPPVLLLSLRAAGFGLNLTRATHVMHYDRWWNPAVEEQATDRAHRIGQDRTLNVHTLVTGGTIEDHIAQMHDTKRGLADIVSGNTEAALADLSDEQLHAVLDLDLGALT encoded by the coding sequence ATGCCTGAGCTGCCCGGACGACTGCAAGCCGTCTTCGTCCCCGCCGAGAGCGCGATGGCCTGGTGGGGTGTCACCGACCTCGAACCGGCCGTGCGCGAACACGGGCTGCCCGAAGGCCGTCCGAGCACCTGTCGCCTCGCCCTTCCCGACGGGGACCGGGCGGTGCCGGCCACCGTCGCGATTCGACTCGCGGAACTCGACGACGCGCTGCCGGCCCTGTCCGCCCTCGACCCCGACCGCCCGACGATCGGTGCCTCCATGCGGGCCTGGCGGGTCGCCGCCACCCTGCCGCACGACGCCGACGACGCCTTCGCGGAACTGGGCGCGCGCATGCCCACGGCCGCGCACGCGCTCCTCGGCTTCCAGGAGACCACCATCTTCTCGGCCTCCGCTCTGCTCGGCCGCTTCCGACAGACGGTGGCCACCCACACCGCGTTGCGCTCCACGAGCATCCGGGCGGAACTGCGCCCCTACCAGATCCACGGCGTGGCCTGGCTCCGCAGCGTGCCCGGTCTGGGCGGCGGGGCGATCCTGGCCGACGAGATGGGACTGGGCAAGACCCTGCAGGCGATCTGCCTGCTCGCCACCCGCCCGCCCACCGGCCCGCACCTGGTGGTCTGCCCCACCTCCCTGATCGGCAACTGGCAACGCGAACTGGCCCGCTTCGCGCCGGACACACCCGTGATCGGCTATCACGGATCGCGCCGTACCCTTCCGGACTCCCTCCCGCCCGGATCCGTGGTCGTCACGAGCTATCCCATGCTTCGCGCGGACGGCATTCTGACGGAGACCAAATGGGACGTGGCGATCTTCGACGAGGCGCAGCAGATCAAGAATCCGGACGCGCTCGTCAGCAAGGCCGCCAATCGCCTGTCCGCCGAGGTCCGGATCGCCATGACCGGCACCCCGGTGGAGAACCACCTCGAGGAACTCTGGTCGATCCTCAACGTCACCAGCCCCGGCCTGCTGGGCAGCCGCGCCCGATTTCGACAACGCTTCGCGGCCCCCATCGAACAACGCCGCTCGGCGACCGCGGCGGCGGCCCTGAACGCACTGGTCGCACCGCGGCTGCTCCGTCGCACCAAATCCGAGGTGGCGACCGAACTGCCGGCCAAGCAGTACTCGACGATCGTGTGCACCGTGACCGAGGAGCAGTCCCGCCTGTACCGGGAAGCCGTCGACCGGGCCTTCACCGAGGGGTTCGGCGGCGGCATCGGACGGCGGGGCCGGATCCTGGCGCTGCTCACCTCGCTCAAGCAGATCTGTAATCACCCCGCCCAGTTTCTGCGTGAGGAAACCGCGACACCCGGCCGTTCCGGCAAGTTCGACCGGGCCACGGAGATGCTGGCCGAAATCGTCGAAGAGCGCGACCGCGCCCTCGTCTTCACCCAGTACCGGGCGATGGGCGAACTGCTCTCCGGTTCCCTGTCCGCCACCCTGGGCACCGGGCGCATCCCGTTCCTGCACGGTGGCCTCTCCCTCGAACGGCGAGACCGGCTCGTTCGGGCCTTCCAGGAGGACGACGACGCGCCACCCGTCCTGCTCCTGAGCCTGCGCGCCGCCGGATTCGGGCTCAACCTCACCCGCGCCACCCACGTCATGCACTACGACCGCTGGTGGAACCCCGCGGTGGAGGAGCAGGCCACCGACCGGGCCCACCGCATCGGCCAGGACCGCACCCTCAACGTCCACACCCTCGTCACCGGAGGCACGATCGAAGACCACATCGCACAGATGCACGACACCAAACGCGGATTGGCCGACATCGTCTCCGGCAACACCGAAGCCGCGCTGGCCGACCTGTCCGACGAGCAACTGCACGCCGTACTCGACCTCGACCTCGGAGCCCTCACCTGA
- the ligA gene encoding NAD-dependent DNA ligase LigA: MAGATTGVDEIPAEVRERAATLARELEEHRFRYYVKDAPVVSDGEFDALMRELEAIEEEYPALRTPDSPTQKVGGTYSTDFASVDHLERLLSLDNAMNEEELDEWDDRLVRELGTGTFHYLCELKIDGLAINLLYENGRLVRALTRGDGRTGEDVTPNIRTIAEIPSRLRDDGGHDVPELVEIRGEVFFPIEKFDELNERLVAAGEKPFANPRNAAAGSLRQKDPRVTASRPLHMIVHGIGARRGFEIDCQSHAYERLHAWGLPTARHNKVVDTIEEVKEFVRYFGEHRNSVEHEIDGIVIKVDEIPIQGRLGATSKAPRWAIAFKYPPQEVNTKLLDIEVGVGRTGRVTPFAVMEPVTVAGSVVARATLHNQQVVKAKGVLIGDTIVLRKAGDVIPEILGPVADLRDGSEREFEMPTTCPECGTELRAMKEGDIDLRCPNARSCPAQLRERIFYLAGRKAFDIEALGYETAAALTRPAAGPSVLATEADLFDLTAEQLRDVQMWRKVNRKGAAEDEKELVPYFWSKATYDKEGNVKKPSEPKANTLKLIEQLEKAKTQPLWRVLTALCIRHVSDTTARAITGGFHDLDRLGAASEEEIAAVDGVGPIIAGAVVEWFAEDWHREIVEKWRAAGVRLAEEGADEEKPPGLLDGIVTVVTGTLAGYTRDSSKEALEQRGAKVTGSVSKKTDFVVVGDNPGSKYDKAVQLGLPILDDEGFAVLLADGAKAALAWAAERAG, encoded by the coding sequence GCGATCGAGGAGGAGTATCCGGCGCTGCGCACGCCGGATTCGCCGACCCAGAAGGTCGGCGGGACCTACTCGACCGACTTCGCCTCGGTCGACCACCTGGAGCGCCTGCTCAGCCTCGACAACGCGATGAACGAGGAAGAGCTCGACGAGTGGGACGACCGCCTGGTCCGCGAGCTGGGCACGGGGACGTTCCACTACCTGTGCGAGCTGAAGATCGACGGGCTGGCGATCAACCTCCTGTACGAGAACGGTCGCCTGGTTCGGGCGTTGACGCGCGGAGACGGCCGCACCGGCGAGGACGTCACGCCGAACATCCGCACCATCGCCGAGATCCCGTCCCGGCTGCGGGACGACGGCGGGCACGACGTACCCGAGCTGGTCGAGATCCGGGGCGAGGTCTTCTTCCCCATCGAGAAGTTCGACGAGCTCAACGAGCGCCTGGTGGCGGCCGGTGAGAAGCCGTTCGCCAATCCGCGCAACGCCGCCGCCGGATCGTTGCGGCAGAAGGACCCGCGCGTGACCGCGTCGCGTCCGCTGCACATGATCGTGCACGGCATCGGTGCCCGGCGGGGCTTCGAGATCGACTGCCAGTCGCACGCGTACGAGCGCCTGCACGCGTGGGGGTTGCCGACCGCTCGGCACAACAAGGTGGTCGACACGATCGAGGAAGTGAAGGAGTTCGTCCGCTACTTCGGCGAGCACCGCAACTCGGTCGAGCACGAGATCGACGGCATCGTGATCAAGGTCGACGAGATCCCGATCCAGGGTCGGCTGGGTGCCACCTCCAAGGCGCCGCGCTGGGCGATCGCGTTCAAGTACCCGCCACAGGAGGTCAACACCAAGCTGCTCGACATCGAGGTGGGCGTCGGGCGCACCGGGCGGGTGACGCCGTTCGCGGTGATGGAGCCGGTCACCGTGGCGGGCTCCGTGGTGGCCCGGGCGACGCTGCACAACCAGCAGGTGGTCAAGGCCAAGGGCGTACTCATCGGCGACACGATCGTGCTGCGCAAGGCCGGTGACGTGATCCCCGAGATCCTGGGCCCGGTGGCGGATCTGCGCGACGGCAGTGAGCGCGAGTTCGAGATGCCCACCACGTGCCCCGAGTGCGGGACCGAGCTGCGCGCGATGAAGGAGGGCGACATCGATCTGCGCTGCCCGAACGCGCGGTCGTGTCCGGCCCAGTTGCGTGAGCGGATCTTCTACCTCGCGGGCCGCAAGGCGTTCGACATCGAGGCGCTCGGCTACGAGACGGCGGCGGCGCTGACCCGGCCCGCCGCGGGTCCGTCCGTGCTGGCGACCGAGGCCGACCTGTTCGACCTGACCGCCGAGCAGCTGCGCGACGTGCAGATGTGGCGCAAGGTCAACCGCAAGGGCGCGGCCGAGGACGAGAAGGAACTCGTCCCCTACTTCTGGTCGAAGGCCACCTACGACAAGGAGGGCAACGTCAAGAAGCCCTCCGAGCCGAAGGCCAATACGCTCAAGCTGATCGAACAGCTGGAGAAGGCCAAGACCCAGCCGCTGTGGCGTGTCCTCACCGCACTGTGCATCCGCCACGTCAGCGACACCACCGCCCGCGCGATCACCGGCGGCTTCCACGACCTCGACCGGCTCGGCGCCGCGTCCGAGGAGGAGATCGCCGCGGTCGACGGCGTCGGCCCGATCATCGCCGGTGCGGTGGTCGAATGGTTCGCCGAGGACTGGCACCGGGAGATCGTCGAGAAGTGGCGCGCCGCCGGGGTCCGGCTCGCCGAGGAGGGGGCCGACGAGGAGAAGCCGCCCGGCCTGCTTGACGGGATTGTGACGGTCGTCACCGGAACTCTCGCCGGCTACACCCGGGACAGCTCCAAGGAGGCTCTGGAGCAGCGCGGCGCCAAGGTGACGGGTTCGGTCTCCAAGAAGACCGACTTCGTCGTCGTGGGCGACAATCCGGGCTCCAAATACGACAAGGCAGTGCAACTGGGTCTGCCGATCCTGGACGACGAGGGCTTCGCGGTTCTGCTCGCCGACGGGGCGAAGGCGGCCCTCGCGTGGGCGGCCGAGCGCGCCGGCTGA
- a CDS encoding class I SAM-dependent methyltransferase, whose amino-acid sequence MSEHAEAGPTRDRILAGTATYTRRWLSLYDLVVLGVICRWVWRCDRAEMLAGYDRNIGARHLDLGPGTGFFLDRCRHRSPRPQIALVDLNPTVLTKASTRLRRFGPDTFERDVLSPFELDGKRFDSAGLNFLLHCLPGGMAHKAKVFDHARAHVVPGGRIFGSTVLATGVAHGKRARKLLGELNEKGTFDNRGDALADLEAELAARFTDYRLTVRGSVALFEARV is encoded by the coding sequence GTGTCTGAGCATGCGGAGGCCGGCCCCACCCGGGATCGCATCCTCGCCGGGACGGCGACGTACACGCGGCGCTGGTTGTCGCTGTACGACCTCGTGGTGCTCGGGGTCATCTGCCGATGGGTCTGGCGCTGCGATCGCGCCGAGATGTTGGCCGGGTACGACCGCAACATCGGTGCGCGGCACCTGGATCTGGGGCCGGGCACCGGGTTCTTCCTCGATCGCTGCCGGCACCGTTCGCCCAGGCCGCAGATCGCGTTGGTGGATCTGAATCCGACGGTGCTCACCAAGGCATCCACCCGGTTGCGTCGGTTCGGGCCGGACACGTTCGAACGTGACGTGCTCTCCCCGTTCGAGCTCGACGGGAAGCGGTTCGACTCGGCGGGGTTGAACTTCCTGTTGCACTGTCTTCCGGGTGGGATGGCGCACAAGGCGAAGGTGTTCGACCACGCACGCGCCCATGTGGTGCCCGGCGGCCGGATTTTCGGCAGCACCGTGTTGGCGACGGGTGTCGCGCACGGCAAGCGTGCGCGGAAGCTGTTGGGCGAGCTCAACGAGAAGGGCACGTTCGACAACCGGGGCGATGCGCTGGCCGACCTGGAGGCCGAACTCGCCGCCAGGTTCACCGATTACCGGCTGACCGTGCGGGGCTCGGTGGCACTGTTCGAGGCCCGGGTGTAG
- a CDS encoding DUF2330 domain-containing protein: MGMRGTWWDRVLRLLMAVVSIQVVMIAQPAWACGCGAAVPADGRTLSVGRETSVVRWDGRVERIDMRLSVSGDAERAAWIMPVPTRATLALGDDALFGELERVVAPVERVRHHFWPNSDDWPFGGGSDDRQSVRAAAPPAAGGVEVVGRERLGAFDVARLAATDPRALGSWLADNGFHLPDALASALEPYVRQRWEYVAIRLAPEVAAGGPTTLRGDLDPLRLSFASDRLVYPMRLSRLAKVPQHLRLYVLAAHRMQPRSDIGGAPPKVLYAGRPDLRAGDADVRAPIDGKPAFLTAIDQNFSTPSAIDDDHELRPTAHDTGYQRATYRDELLTVGGVPAWLLTAGGGLAVVAAAAGVWWRGRRRRGRGRGRAGAWPGSPPTMPPTPPRPLHAPH; this comes from the coding sequence ATGGGCATGCGGGGGACCTGGTGGGACCGGGTGTTGCGGCTGCTGATGGCGGTGGTGTCGATTCAGGTGGTGATGATCGCCCAGCCCGCCTGGGCCTGCGGATGCGGTGCGGCGGTGCCCGCCGACGGGCGCACGCTGAGCGTGGGTCGGGAGACCTCGGTGGTGCGCTGGGACGGGCGGGTCGAGCGCATCGACATGCGGCTCAGCGTGTCGGGGGACGCCGAGCGGGCGGCGTGGATCATGCCGGTGCCCACACGGGCCACCCTCGCGCTGGGCGACGACGCGCTGTTCGGCGAGCTGGAGCGGGTGGTGGCGCCCGTCGAGCGGGTGCGGCACCACTTCTGGCCGAACTCGGACGACTGGCCGTTCGGTGGGGGTTCGGATGACCGGCAGTCGGTCCGGGCGGCGGCGCCGCCCGCGGCGGGCGGGGTCGAGGTGGTCGGGCGGGAACGGCTGGGCGCGTTCGACGTCGCGCGGTTGGCGGCCACGGACCCGCGTGCGCTGGGGAGTTGGCTCGCGGACAACGGCTTCCACCTGCCCGACGCGCTGGCCTCGGCGCTCGAACCCTACGTGCGACAGCGCTGGGAGTACGTGGCGATCCGCCTCGCCCCGGAGGTGGCGGCCGGCGGGCCGACCACGCTGCGGGGCGACCTGGACCCGTTGCGGCTGAGCTTCGCCTCGGACCGGCTGGTGTACCCCATGCGGCTGTCCCGCCTGGCCAAGGTGCCGCAGCACCTGCGGCTGTACGTGCTCGCCGCGCACCGGATGCAACCACGCTCGGACATCGGCGGCGCGCCGCCCAAGGTGCTGTACGCGGGCCGGCCGGACCTGCGGGCGGGCGACGCCGACGTACGGGCCCCGATCGACGGCAAACCCGCCTTCCTCACCGCGATCGACCAGAACTTCTCCACCCCGTCCGCGATCGACGACGACCACGAACTGCGCCCGACGGCACACGACACGGGCTATCAACGGGCCACGTATCGGGACGAGTTGCTGACCGTCGGCGGGGTGCCGGCGTGGCTGCTCACGGCGGGGGGCGGCCTCGCGGTCGTCGCGGCGGCCGCAGGCGTGTGGTGGCGTGGCCGGCGCCGGCGCGGGCGCGGGCGCGGGCGCGCGGGTGCGTGGCCGGGTTCACCGCCGACCATGCCGCCCACGCCGCCGCGTCCGCTGCACGCTCCGCACTGA
- a CDS encoding putative bifunctional diguanylate cyclase/phosphodiesterase — protein sequence MGRIGRTDLSRLARPRAFFIHTGIVALAGVLALVVPPTTNLIDGRSPVPATPGVWIMLALVSIDGVYTAMTRRGLYIPGAMPSIAITFGLLLVHGWQVAALWQTVPVLVSGLLRGDSWWRIGYTVGHYVLGFLAADAVLGVFGMDPGPDSARALHVVDFPVVALAGLAMSAVSQTSGWLTRANWRGVSVLSLARMEIRARAVSHGALIGLSPLIAVICAEQPWLLPLFVVPLHTLYRSTMVRFDREQESRHDALTGLPNRRLLLERGEEALGRVGGRGGRVALLLLDLHRFHEVNDTLGHVAGDRLLQQVGARLATLVRPGDTVARLGGDEFALLLPGLDMGTDRLTAQEVVLGLAHRIVDRLGEPFDLDELTLDVEASVGVAIFPDHASDVLGLLQFADVAMYLAKRSRSGVELYDDTRDVNTRDKLLLLGDLRRALDNHEVELHYQPKIRLADGRVDGCEALVRWRHPTRGQVSPEEFVLLAEQTGLMPRLTRYVVDVALDQVARWHVEGIDVTVAVNISARDIHVPSFADSVAAGLREHDVAAGALQLEITERVLLEEPQRAAESLDALRRLGVRLSLDDFGTGYSSLVHLRHIPVSEIKIDRSFVARLTMNEEDAAIVCSIVQLAHSLGLRVVAEGVEDEATYQRLRELGCDAAQGWLMSKALPRDEATAWLLRHGAGAHATPAAPTEIHHHRRADVS from the coding sequence ATGGGTCGGATCGGCAGGACGGACCTGTCGCGACTGGCACGACCGCGCGCGTTCTTCATCCATACCGGGATCGTCGCGCTGGCGGGCGTGCTCGCGCTCGTCGTCCCGCCCACGACGAATCTGATCGACGGCCGCAGTCCGGTCCCGGCGACCCCGGGCGTGTGGATCATGCTCGCCCTGGTGTCGATCGACGGGGTCTACACGGCGATGACGCGCCGGGGGTTGTACATCCCCGGCGCGATGCCGTCGATCGCCATCACGTTCGGTCTGCTGCTCGTGCACGGGTGGCAGGTCGCGGCGCTGTGGCAGACCGTCCCGGTCCTGGTGTCCGGGCTGCTCCGGGGTGATTCGTGGTGGCGGATCGGCTACACCGTGGGCCATTACGTGCTGGGTTTCCTGGCCGCCGACGCGGTGCTCGGGGTGTTCGGGATGGATCCGGGGCCGGACTCCGCCCGGGCGCTGCACGTGGTCGACTTCCCCGTGGTCGCGCTGGCCGGCCTGGCGATGTCGGCCGTCTCGCAGACCTCGGGCTGGTTGACCAGGGCGAATTGGCGCGGGGTCAGCGTGCTTTCGCTGGCCCGCATGGAGATTCGGGCCCGCGCCGTCTCGCACGGCGCGCTGATCGGACTGTCCCCGCTGATCGCTGTCATCTGCGCCGAACAGCCTTGGCTGCTCCCGCTGTTCGTGGTCCCGCTGCACACCCTCTACCGCAGCACGATGGTCCGCTTCGACCGCGAGCAGGAGTCGCGGCACGACGCGCTCACCGGGCTGCCGAATCGGCGCCTGCTGCTGGAGCGCGGCGAGGAGGCGCTGGGTCGGGTCGGCGGCCGTGGTGGCCGGGTCGCCCTGTTGCTGCTCGACCTGCATCGGTTCCACGAGGTCAACGACACGCTGGGGCACGTCGCGGGTGATCGGCTGCTCCAGCAGGTCGGCGCGCGACTGGCCACGCTGGTCCGTCCCGGGGACACGGTGGCCCGACTCGGCGGTGACGAATTCGCGCTGCTGTTGCCGGGGTTGGACATGGGCACCGACCGGCTCACCGCGCAGGAGGTGGTCCTGGGGCTGGCCCATCGCATCGTCGACCGGCTCGGGGAGCCGTTCGATCTGGACGAGTTGACCCTGGACGTGGAGGCCAGCGTCGGCGTGGCGATCTTCCCCGACCATGCCTCCGACGTGCTGGGATTGCTGCAATTCGCCGACGTGGCCATGTACTTGGCCAAACGCTCGCGCAGCGGGGTGGAACTGTACGACGACACGCGCGACGTGAACACGCGGGACAAGCTGCTGCTGCTCGGCGACCTGCGGCGGGCCTTGGACAACCACGAGGTCGAGCTGCATTATCAGCCGAAGATTCGGCTCGCGGACGGTCGGGTGGACGGCTGCGAGGCGCTGGTGCGGTGGCGGCATCCGACCAGGGGGCAGGTTTCCCCCGAGGAGTTCGTGTTGCTCGCCGAGCAGACCGGCCTGATGCCCCGGCTCACCCGCTACGTGGTCGACGTCGCGCTCGACCAGGTCGCACGCTGGCATGTGGAGGGCATCGACGTCACGGTCGCGGTGAACATCTCCGCGCGCGACATCCACGTGCCCTCGTTCGCCGACTCGGTGGCCGCCGGATTGCGCGAACACGACGTCGCGGCGGGGGCGTTACAGCTGGAGATCACCGAGCGGGTGCTCCTGGAGGAACCGCAACGCGCGGCCGAGTCGCTGGACGCGCTGCGCCGGCTGGGCGTGCGGTTGTCGCTCGACGACTTCGGGACCGGCTACTCCTCGCTCGTACACCTCCGGCACATCCCGGTCAGCGAGATCAAGATCGACCGCTCGTTCGTGGCGCGGTTGACGATGAACGAGGAGGACGCGGCGATCGTCTGCTCGATCGTGCAATTGGCCCACTCGTTGGGTTTGCGGGTGGTCGCCGAGGGCGTCGAGGACGAGGCCACCTACCAGCGCCTGCGCGAACTCGGCTGCGACGCGGCCCAGGGCTGGCTGATGTCCAAGGCGCTGCCCCGCGACGAGGCCACCGCCTGGCTCCTCCGCCACGGCGCGGGCGCCCACGCAACCCCGGCCGCCCCAACCGAAATCCACCACCATCGCCGCGCAGACGTGAGCTGA